The proteins below come from a single Mangifera indica cultivar Alphonso chromosome 16, CATAS_Mindica_2.1, whole genome shotgun sequence genomic window:
- the LOC123199122 gene encoding putative U-box domain-containing protein 50 isoform X1, translated as MDTDVEKVYVAVGNDLQDGLKTLAWTLAKFESQPFSIVILYLTYDISRDLVYTPLGCKLPATSVSDEVLEDRRKHEEGKIEELLSKYKAFCAKVKAETLKIRKSDEPVHKLLLDLISELRITKLVMGIAFMKSPSGSGHFIIFRKSRSAISGSFFVHLHKPEYCELFIICGGKLVFLKGNNEEGVMEDDQGVRLARMRGNLRSRLTKIFTENYSMGRSSHLPNSPRNLDSPDSQNNWENHVQEIENYFYQLMSLNLDEANPEAEYEVLQTSPMEAILVELEDSNMSVAEKVESLKSKLKEAEEMIQLHRKEAKTNTERCKKAQWAICLCTTSAEKLESLRKEELASRLELQENLDDEKEQLYEITRDVEESKKRLSSVSELLSELSNKLQLSTIAKGHAEKQLEREVTARAEMVREIEELRRQRDVLHRRIEFCKEKDAIAMVTRSSDELISCGYKEYAAEEIRVATDDFSEHLRLKRGEDWTNVYRGRIHFSSVAIKMLSSGLSHDDFQATVKLLTNIRHPHLVAIMGFCSDLRCIVLEYMHNGNLRDILFTSKRNYSKHGRALWWADRIRIAQEVCSAVGFLHSAEPRPIVHGHLTPSNILLDRNLVAKISCAGLGRFSDQCDERLDVRAFGVVLLHLLAGRNWAALLEEATMLDQTALVQVLDEMAGRWPLDLAKDMARIAMKCLSVCQEAHKDLRITSVTKELHELRKKADGLAARGVSKEVTDTFANKEEDSTDIPRVFLCPIFQEVMKNPHVAADGFSYELEAMEEWLGTGHDTSPMTNLRLDHKFLTPNLTLRSLIQDWLNKDPTVSS; from the exons ATGGACACTGATGTGGAGAAGGTTTACGTTGCTGTTGGCAACGATTTGCAGGATGGACTCAAGACTTTGGCTTGGACTCTTGCAAAGTTTGAGTCTCAGCCATTCTCCATTGTCATTCTTTATCTTACCTATGACATCTCCAGGGATCTTGTTTACACCCCGC TTGGCTGCAAGCTTCCTGCAACTTCTGTCAGTGATGAGGTGCTGGAAGATCGTCGGAAGCATGAAGAAGGGAAGATTGAAGAGTTACTCTCCAAGTATAAAGCTTTCTGTGCCAAG GTAAAAGCTGAGACtctgaaaattagaaaaagcgACGAACCTGTTCATAAACTGTTGTTAGATTTGATCTCAGAACTCAGAATAACCAAACTTGTGATGGGAATTGCTTTCATGAAATCCCCATCAGGATCAGG TCATTTCATCATCTTCAGGAAATCAAGAAGTGCGATTAGTGGGTCGTTCTTTGTCCACCTACACAAGCCTGAATACTGTGAATTGTTCATAATATGTGGAGGGAAACTTGTGTTCCTTAAGGGAAATAACGAGGAAGGAGTAATGGAGGATGATCAAGGAGTCAGACTTGCAAGAATGAGAGGCAACTTAAGAAGTAGATTAACTAAAATATTCACAGAAAATTATTCTATGGGAAGATCGTCTCACTTACCAAATTCACCAAGAAACTTGGACTCCCCTGATTCACAGAATAACTGGGAAAACCATGTCCAGGAGATAGAAAATTATTTCTACCAATTGATGTCTTTGAACTTAGATGAAGCAAATCCTGAAGCTGAGTATGAAGTTCTGCAAACAAGTCCAATGGAAGCAATTTTGGTAGAACTTGAGGACTCTAATATG AGTGTTGCAGAAAAAGTGGAATCTCTGAAAAGTAAACTAAAGGAAGCTGAGGAGATGATCCAGCTGCATAGGAAAGAGGCGAAAACCAACACTGAAAGATGCAAAAAAGCTCAATGGGCTATATGTTTATGCACCACCAGT GCTGAGAAACTTGAAAGTCTAAGAAAAGAAGAGCTGGCAAGTCGTTTAGAATTACAGGAAAATTTAGATGATGAGAAAGAACAACTGTATGAAATCACAAGAGATGTAGAGGAGAGCAAAAAAAGATTGAGTTCAGTTTCGGAACTCCTATCCGAGCTGTCAAACAAGCTTCAATTGTCAACAATAGCAAAAGGGCATGCGGAGAAACAATTGGAGAGGGAGGTGACTGCAAGAGCGGAAATGGTTAGAGAGATTGAGGAGCTGAGACGACAACGAGATGTTCTTCATCGTAGAATCGAGTTTTGTAAAGAGAAAGATGCCATTGCAATGGTCACAAGGTCTAGTGATGAACTGATAAGCTGTGGTTATAAAGAGTATGCAGCTGAGGAGATTAGAGTGGCCACTGATGATTTTTCTGAACATTTGAGATTGAAGCGTGGTGAAGATTGGACAAATGTGTATCGAGGACGAATTCATTTTTCATCTGTTGCCATCAAAATGCTCAGCTCAGGATTGTCCCATGATGACTTCCAGGCTACG GTGAAGCTTCTTACAAACATTAGACATCCTCATTTGGTTGCCATAATGGGTTTCTGCTCGGACCTAAGATGTATAGTTTTGGAGTATATGCACAATGGTAATTTAAGGGACATTTTATTTACCTCTAAAAGGAACTACAGCAAACATGGACGGGCTCTTTGGTGGGCCGACCGGATTCGCATTGCTCAGGAAGTTTGCTCGGCTGTCGGTTTCCTCCACTCGGCAGAGCCCAGGCCCATTGTCCATGGCCACCTCACACCATCAAATATCCTCCTTGATCGCAATCTTGTTGCAAAGATTAGTTGTGCTGGGTTGGGAAGGTTTAGTGATCAATGCGATGAAAGATTGGATGTTCGAGCATTTGGGGTGGTGTTGCTGCATCTTTTAGCAGGGAGGAATTGGGCCGCACTACTTGAGGAGGCAACGATGTTGGATCAGACGGCCCTGGTCCAAGTTTTGGATGAGATGGCTGGACGCTGGCCCTTGGATTTGGCAAAGGATATGGCCAGGATAGCAATGAAATGTTTGTCAGTATGCCAAGAGGCCCATAAAGATCTGAGAATTACAAGTGTAACGAAAGAGCTTCATGAATTGAGGAAAAAGGCTGATGGTTTGGCAGCAAGAGGAGTTAGTAAGGAGGTGACTGATACTTTTGcaaataaagaagaagattcAACTGATATTCCCAGGGTTTTTCTGTGCCCTATATTTCAG GAAGTAATGAAAAATCCACATGTAGCAGCAGATGGATTTTCTTATGAGTTGGAAGCAATGGAGGAATGGCTGGGAACGGGACATGACACTTCTCCAATGACAAATCTAAGACTTGACCACAAATTCCTCACCCCTAACCTTACCCTTCGTTCCCTCATTCAAGATTGGCTCAACAAAGACCCAACTGTTTCTTCTTAA
- the LOC123199123 gene encoding nucleobase-ascorbate transporter 11, protein MEPGSTSNSMDGHKREKGRSARTRLSSMLPNIEPFVRKTDHNPRELRSWAKKTGFVSSFSGETTTSASEKFDSAGFDIEKGRGGGTSPKIEIDPILGRTRPNAGSEIEADTTAGPDGRRNDNARNGGISGFRHNGNVRGGENERKRIREEAILGDKVGERLNGNVNVNGDRKGTVNGNGHEVHVANPVETKKEEEKIERDEQIYIYPGGQEPSDEGWHRQSQMRFGLRDNPGFVPLICYGLQHFLSLVGSLIFIPLIIVPAMGGTDKDTATLISTMLLVTGVSTILHSYFGTRLPLVQGSSFVYLAPALVIINAREYRNLTEHKFKHIMRELQGAIIVGSIFQSILGFSGLMSLLLRLINPVVVAPTVAAVGLAFFSYGFPQAGSCVEISIPLILLVLIFTLYLRVISIFGHRLFRIYAVPLSVVITWIYAFFLTAGGAYDYKGCSPDIPSSNILTNACIKHAYTMKHCRTDVSNAWRTAAWVRIPYPLQWGIPIFHLGTSMIMIIVSLVASVDSVGTYHSTSILINLRPPTPGVVSRGIALEGFCSILAGLWGSGTGSTTLTENVHTINITKVASRRAAEIGAVLMILFSFVGKIGAILASIPLALAASILCFMWALIVAMGLSTLQYSQSASFRNIMIVGISLFLGLSVPAYFQQYQPESSLILPSYFVPYSAASNGPVHTGSKQLDFAINGLMSMTMVVTLVVALVLENTVPGSRQERGVYIWSRAEDMASDPSLQADYSLSRKISRFFRGSRSSDVVFGD, encoded by the exons ATGGAACCTGGGTCGACCTCAAATTCCATGGACGGGCACAAGAGAGAAAAGGGTCGTAGCGCCAGGACCAGACTGAGCTCTATGTTGCCAAATATTGAGCCCTTTGTGCGAAAAACCGATCATAATCCAAGAGAGTTGAGATCTTGGGCTAAGAAAACTGGTTTTGTTTCAAGTTTCTCTGGAGAAACAACTACAAGTGCTAGTGAGAAGTTTGATAGTGCTGGTTTTGATATAGAGAAGGGTAGAGGAGGAGGTACTTCACCTAAGATTGAAATTGATCCTATTTTGGGCCGAACCAGGCCCAATGCAGGCTCCGAAATCGAAGCTGATACTACCGCTGGGCCTGATGGGAGGAGGAATGATAATGCTAGAAATGGTGGAATTTCGGGGTTCAGACATAATGGAAATGTCCGAGGTGGtgagaatgaaagaaaaaggatTAGAGAAGAGGCTATTTTGGGGGATAAAGTTGGTGAGAGGTTGAATGGGAATGTGAATGTAAATGGAGATAGAAAGGGAACTGTTAATGGTAATGGACATGAGGTTCATGTGGCTAATCCAGTTGAAACtaagaaagaggaagagaaaattgAACGAGATGagcaaatttatatttacccAGGTGGGCAAGAGCCTTCTGATGAAGGGTGGCACAGACAGTCACAGATGAGATTTGGACTGAGGGATAATCCGGGTTTCG TACCACTCATATGCTATGGTCTGCAACACTTTTTATCTTTGGTTGGTTCTCTTATATTCATCCCCTTGATTATTGTACCTGCCATGGGTGGAACAGAC AAAGACACCGCCACATTGATTTCTACAATGCTGCTGGTTACTGGAGTTTCAACAATATTGCATTCCTACTTTGGTACCCGTCTTCCATTAGTGCAAGGGAGCTCATTTGTGTATTTGGCTCCAGCACTAGTTATAATAAATGCTCGTGAGTATCGAAATCTCACCGAACAT AAATTTAAGCATATTATGAGGGAACTGCAAGGAGCTATAATTGTTGGTTCAATATTCCAAAGCATATTGGGATTCAGTGGTTTAATGTCCCTTCTTCTAAG ATTGATTAACCCTGTTGTGGTGGCACCAACTGTCGCTGCAGTGGGTTTAGCATTTTTTAGCTATGGTTTTCCACAAGCAGGAAGTTGTGTGGAAATTAGCATTCCCCTGATATTGTTGGTCCTTATATTTACCCTA TACCTGAGAGTAATATCTATCTTTGGACATCGTCTGTTCAGAATTTATGCG GTTCCCCTGAGTGTTGTGATCACATGGATATATGCTTTCTTCTTGACTGCTGGTGGGGCATACGACTACAAAGGTTGCAGCCCTGATATACCCAGTTCAAACATCTTAACTAATGCATGTATAAAGCATGCATATACCATGAAGCATTGCAGGACTGATGTTTCCAACGCTTGGAGAACTGCTGCATGGGTCAGAATCCCCTACCCCCTACAGTGGGGCATCCCGATCTTCCATTTAGGGACCTCCATGATCATGATCATTGTATCACTGGTTGCATCGGTGGACTCG GTTGGAACATATCACTCTACATCTATACTAATCAATTTAAGACCTCCAACACCTGGAGTTGTTAGCAGAGGAATTGCATTGGAAGGGTTTTGTAGTATATTGGCTGGACTTTGGGGGTCAGGTACTGGTTCCACTACGTTGACAGAAAATGTGCATACTATTAATATAACAAAGGTGGCTAGCCGAAGGGCGGCAGAAATTGGAGCAGTTCTCATGATCCTCTTCTCATTTGTAG GAAAAATTGGTGCCATTCTTGCTTCTATACCACTGGCCTTGGCTGCTTCCATACTATGCTTTATGTGGGCACTTATTGTGGCAATGGGTCTCTCGACTTTGCAGTATAGTCAATCAGCAAGTTTTAGGAACATAATGATAGTTGGCATTTCATTGTTTCTTGGTTTGTCCGTTCCTGCTTACTTTCAACAGTACCAACCTGAGTCCAGTTTAATATTGCCAAGTTATTTTGTCCCTTATTCAGCAGCATCTAATGGACCAGTGCACACGGGCAGTAAACAA CTTGATTTTGCCATAAATGGACTCATGTCAATGACCATGGTGGTGACCCTTGTGGTGGCATTGGTACTAGAGAATACTGTTCCAGGCAGCAGGCAAGAACGAGGGGTGTACATATGGTCTCGCGCTGAAGACATGGCAAGTGATCCATCCTTGCAGGCAGATTATTCCTTGTCTAGAAAGATCTCCAGGTTTTTTCGTGGGTCAAGAAGTTCTGATGTGGTGTTTGGTGATTGA
- the LOC123199122 gene encoding putative U-box domain-containing protein 50 isoform X2: MDTDVEKVYVAVGNDLQDGLKTLAWTLAKFESQPFSIVILYLTYDISRDLVYTPLGCKLPATSVSDEVLEDRRKHEEGKIEELLSKYKAFCAKVKAETLKIRKSDEPVHKLLLDLISELRITKLVMGIAFMKSPSGSGKSRSAISGSFFVHLHKPEYCELFIICGGKLVFLKGNNEEGVMEDDQGVRLARMRGNLRSRLTKIFTENYSMGRSSHLPNSPRNLDSPDSQNNWENHVQEIENYFYQLMSLNLDEANPEAEYEVLQTSPMEAILVELEDSNMSVAEKVESLKSKLKEAEEMIQLHRKEAKTNTERCKKAQWAICLCTTSAEKLESLRKEELASRLELQENLDDEKEQLYEITRDVEESKKRLSSVSELLSELSNKLQLSTIAKGHAEKQLEREVTARAEMVREIEELRRQRDVLHRRIEFCKEKDAIAMVTRSSDELISCGYKEYAAEEIRVATDDFSEHLRLKRGEDWTNVYRGRIHFSSVAIKMLSSGLSHDDFQATVKLLTNIRHPHLVAIMGFCSDLRCIVLEYMHNGNLRDILFTSKRNYSKHGRALWWADRIRIAQEVCSAVGFLHSAEPRPIVHGHLTPSNILLDRNLVAKISCAGLGRFSDQCDERLDVRAFGVVLLHLLAGRNWAALLEEATMLDQTALVQVLDEMAGRWPLDLAKDMARIAMKCLSVCQEAHKDLRITSVTKELHELRKKADGLAARGVSKEVTDTFANKEEDSTDIPRVFLCPIFQEVMKNPHVAADGFSYELEAMEEWLGTGHDTSPMTNLRLDHKFLTPNLTLRSLIQDWLNKDPTVSS, encoded by the exons ATGGACACTGATGTGGAGAAGGTTTACGTTGCTGTTGGCAACGATTTGCAGGATGGACTCAAGACTTTGGCTTGGACTCTTGCAAAGTTTGAGTCTCAGCCATTCTCCATTGTCATTCTTTATCTTACCTATGACATCTCCAGGGATCTTGTTTACACCCCGC TTGGCTGCAAGCTTCCTGCAACTTCTGTCAGTGATGAGGTGCTGGAAGATCGTCGGAAGCATGAAGAAGGGAAGATTGAAGAGTTACTCTCCAAGTATAAAGCTTTCTGTGCCAAG GTAAAAGCTGAGACtctgaaaattagaaaaagcgACGAACCTGTTCATAAACTGTTGTTAGATTTGATCTCAGAACTCAGAATAACCAAACTTGTGATGGGAATTGCTTTCATGAAATCCCCATCAGGATCAGG GAAATCAAGAAGTGCGATTAGTGGGTCGTTCTTTGTCCACCTACACAAGCCTGAATACTGTGAATTGTTCATAATATGTGGAGGGAAACTTGTGTTCCTTAAGGGAAATAACGAGGAAGGAGTAATGGAGGATGATCAAGGAGTCAGACTTGCAAGAATGAGAGGCAACTTAAGAAGTAGATTAACTAAAATATTCACAGAAAATTATTCTATGGGAAGATCGTCTCACTTACCAAATTCACCAAGAAACTTGGACTCCCCTGATTCACAGAATAACTGGGAAAACCATGTCCAGGAGATAGAAAATTATTTCTACCAATTGATGTCTTTGAACTTAGATGAAGCAAATCCTGAAGCTGAGTATGAAGTTCTGCAAACAAGTCCAATGGAAGCAATTTTGGTAGAACTTGAGGACTCTAATATG AGTGTTGCAGAAAAAGTGGAATCTCTGAAAAGTAAACTAAAGGAAGCTGAGGAGATGATCCAGCTGCATAGGAAAGAGGCGAAAACCAACACTGAAAGATGCAAAAAAGCTCAATGGGCTATATGTTTATGCACCACCAGT GCTGAGAAACTTGAAAGTCTAAGAAAAGAAGAGCTGGCAAGTCGTTTAGAATTACAGGAAAATTTAGATGATGAGAAAGAACAACTGTATGAAATCACAAGAGATGTAGAGGAGAGCAAAAAAAGATTGAGTTCAGTTTCGGAACTCCTATCCGAGCTGTCAAACAAGCTTCAATTGTCAACAATAGCAAAAGGGCATGCGGAGAAACAATTGGAGAGGGAGGTGACTGCAAGAGCGGAAATGGTTAGAGAGATTGAGGAGCTGAGACGACAACGAGATGTTCTTCATCGTAGAATCGAGTTTTGTAAAGAGAAAGATGCCATTGCAATGGTCACAAGGTCTAGTGATGAACTGATAAGCTGTGGTTATAAAGAGTATGCAGCTGAGGAGATTAGAGTGGCCACTGATGATTTTTCTGAACATTTGAGATTGAAGCGTGGTGAAGATTGGACAAATGTGTATCGAGGACGAATTCATTTTTCATCTGTTGCCATCAAAATGCTCAGCTCAGGATTGTCCCATGATGACTTCCAGGCTACG GTGAAGCTTCTTACAAACATTAGACATCCTCATTTGGTTGCCATAATGGGTTTCTGCTCGGACCTAAGATGTATAGTTTTGGAGTATATGCACAATGGTAATTTAAGGGACATTTTATTTACCTCTAAAAGGAACTACAGCAAACATGGACGGGCTCTTTGGTGGGCCGACCGGATTCGCATTGCTCAGGAAGTTTGCTCGGCTGTCGGTTTCCTCCACTCGGCAGAGCCCAGGCCCATTGTCCATGGCCACCTCACACCATCAAATATCCTCCTTGATCGCAATCTTGTTGCAAAGATTAGTTGTGCTGGGTTGGGAAGGTTTAGTGATCAATGCGATGAAAGATTGGATGTTCGAGCATTTGGGGTGGTGTTGCTGCATCTTTTAGCAGGGAGGAATTGGGCCGCACTACTTGAGGAGGCAACGATGTTGGATCAGACGGCCCTGGTCCAAGTTTTGGATGAGATGGCTGGACGCTGGCCCTTGGATTTGGCAAAGGATATGGCCAGGATAGCAATGAAATGTTTGTCAGTATGCCAAGAGGCCCATAAAGATCTGAGAATTACAAGTGTAACGAAAGAGCTTCATGAATTGAGGAAAAAGGCTGATGGTTTGGCAGCAAGAGGAGTTAGTAAGGAGGTGACTGATACTTTTGcaaataaagaagaagattcAACTGATATTCCCAGGGTTTTTCTGTGCCCTATATTTCAG GAAGTAATGAAAAATCCACATGTAGCAGCAGATGGATTTTCTTATGAGTTGGAAGCAATGGAGGAATGGCTGGGAACGGGACATGACACTTCTCCAATGACAAATCTAAGACTTGACCACAAATTCCTCACCCCTAACCTTACCCTTCGTTCCCTCATTCAAGATTGGCTCAACAAAGACCCAACTGTTTCTTCTTAA